In Canis lupus familiaris isolate Mischka breed German Shepherd chromosome 24, alternate assembly UU_Cfam_GSD_1.0, whole genome shotgun sequence, a single genomic region encodes these proteins:
- the ITPA gene encoding inosine triphosphate pyrophosphatase isoform X1, with the protein MAAPLAGKKIVFVTGNAKKLEEVIQILGDKFPCTLVAQKIDLPEYQGEPDEISIQKCQEAARQVQGPVLVEDTCLCFNALGGLPGPYIKWFLEKLKPEGLHQLLAGFEDKSAYALCTFAFSTGDPSEPVRLFRGQTSGRIVVPRGCRDFGWDPCFQPDGYEQTYAEMPKAKKNAISHRFRALLELQKYFGSLTPLVVRDDCPGRGSGEG; encoded by the exons ATGGCGGCCCCCTTGGCGGGGAAAAAGATCGTGTTTGTCACCGGGAACGCCAAGAAGCTGGAGGAG GTCATTCAGATTCTGGGAGATAAGTTTCCATGCACTTTGGTGGCACAGAAAATTGACC TGCCGGAGTACCAGGGAGAGCCTGATGAGATTTCCATACAGAAGTGTCAGGAAGCAGCTCGCCAG GTACAGGGGCCTGTACTGGTGGAGGACACCTGTCTGTGCTTCAACGCCCTTGGGGGCCTCCCTGGCCCCTACAT AAAGTGGTTTCTGGAGAAGTTAAAGCCTGAAG GTCTACACCAGCTCCTGGCAGGGTTCGAGGACAAGTCTGCCTATGCACTTTGCACTTTCGCATTCAGCACCGGGGACCCCAGTGAGCCAGTGCGCCTGTTCAGGGGCCAGACCTCC GGCCGGATTGTAGTGCCCCGAGGCTGCCGAGACTTTGGCTGGGACCCCTGCTTTCAGCCTGATGGATATGAGCAGAC GTATGCAGAGATGCCCAAAGCCAAGAAGAATGCCATCTCCCATCGCTTCCGGGCCCTGCTTGAGCTACAGAAATACTTTGGCAGCCTCACTCCTCTGGTAGTTCGTGATGATTGCCCTGGCAGGGGATCTGGGGAAGGCTAG
- the ITPA gene encoding inosine triphosphate pyrophosphatase isoform X3, producing MEGLPRARGTGCAALSETAVRAQWGRPVVGLDRARALTNPAVRARKLREPKECQVIQILGDKFPCTLVAQKIDLPEYQGEPDEISIQKCQEAARQVQGPVLVEDTCLCFNALGGLPGPYIKWFLEKLKPEGLHQLLAGFEDKSAYALCTFAFSTGDPSEPVRLFRGQTSGRIVVPRGCRDFGWDPCFQPDGYEQTYAEMPKAKKNAISHRFRALLELQKYFGSLTPLVVRDDCPGRGSGEG from the exons ATGGAGGGGCTGCCCCGGGCGCGTGGAACAGGCTGCGCCGCGCTGAGTGAAACGGCCGTGCGTGCACAGTGGGGACGGCCGGTGGTTGGCCTTGATAGAGCTAGGGCGTTGACAAATCCGGCCGTGCGAGCGCGGAAGCTGCGGGAGCCAAAGGAGTGCCAG GTCATTCAGATTCTGGGAGATAAGTTTCCATGCACTTTGGTGGCACAGAAAATTGACC TGCCGGAGTACCAGGGAGAGCCTGATGAGATTTCCATACAGAAGTGTCAGGAAGCAGCTCGCCAG GTACAGGGGCCTGTACTGGTGGAGGACACCTGTCTGTGCTTCAACGCCCTTGGGGGCCTCCCTGGCCCCTACAT AAAGTGGTTTCTGGAGAAGTTAAAGCCTGAAG GTCTACACCAGCTCCTGGCAGGGTTCGAGGACAAGTCTGCCTATGCACTTTGCACTTTCGCATTCAGCACCGGGGACCCCAGTGAGCCAGTGCGCCTGTTCAGGGGCCAGACCTCC GGCCGGATTGTAGTGCCCCGAGGCTGCCGAGACTTTGGCTGGGACCCCTGCTTTCAGCCTGATGGATATGAGCAGAC GTATGCAGAGATGCCCAAAGCCAAGAAGAATGCCATCTCCCATCGCTTCCGGGCCCTGCTTGAGCTACAGAAATACTTTGGCAGCCTCACTCCTCTGGTAGTTCGTGATGATTGCCCTGGCAGGGGATCTGGGGAAGGCTAG
- the ITPA gene encoding inosine triphosphate pyrophosphatase isoform X2: MAAPLAGKKIVFVTGNAKKLEEVPGGRGRPTSGGWGSAWSFRFWEISFHALWWHRKLTCRSTRESLMRFPYRSVRKQLARKWFLEKLKPEGLHQLLAGFEDKSAYALCTFAFSTGDPSEPVRLFRGQTSGRIVVPRGCRDFGWDPCFQPDGYEQTYAEMPKAKKNAISHRFRALLELQKYFGSLTPLVVRDDCPGRGSGEG; encoded by the exons ATGGCGGCCCCCTTGGCGGGGAAAAAGATCGTGTTTGTCACCGGGAACGCCAAGAAGCTGGAGGAGGTGCCGGGAGGGCGCGGGAGGCCGACCAGTGGCGGCTGGGGTAGCGCGTG GTCATTCAGATTCTGGGAGATAAGTTTCCATGCACTTTGGTGGCACAGAAAATTGACC TGCCGGAGTACCAGGGAGAGCCTGATGAGATTTCCATACAGAAGTGTCAGGAAGCAGCTCGCCAG AAAGTGGTTTCTGGAGAAGTTAAAGCCTGAAG GTCTACACCAGCTCCTGGCAGGGTTCGAGGACAAGTCTGCCTATGCACTTTGCACTTTCGCATTCAGCACCGGGGACCCCAGTGAGCCAGTGCGCCTGTTCAGGGGCCAGACCTCC GGCCGGATTGTAGTGCCCCGAGGCTGCCGAGACTTTGGCTGGGACCCCTGCTTTCAGCCTGATGGATATGAGCAGAC GTATGCAGAGATGCCCAAAGCCAAGAAGAATGCCATCTCCCATCGCTTCCGGGCCCTGCTTGAGCTACAGAAATACTTTGGCAGCCTCACTCCTCTGGTAGTTCGTGATGATTGCCCTGGCAGGGGATCTGGGGAAGGCTAG